Below is a genomic region from Spongiibacter nanhainus.
CCCAGCCGTCAACTTTAACCCACTTGCCTTTTTCCAGGTCTTTGTAGTTCTCAAAGAAGTGCTCAATCTGCTGGATCAGCAGTTCGGGCAGGTCTGAAGGCTCCTTCACGTCTTTGTAGAGCACAGTCAGTTTGTCGTGGGGTACGGCCAGCAGTTTGGCGTCTTGCCCAGCTTCGTCGCTCATGTTGAGGATGCCAATAGGGCGAGCGCGGATCACTGAGCCGGGTACTACGGGGTAGGGGGTGACTACCAGTACATCCAGCGGGTCGCCATCTTCGGACAAGGTGTTGGGAATGTAACCGTAGTTGGCGGGGTAGAACATTGGCGTGGCCATGAAGCGATCCACCATCAGCGCGTCGTAGTCCTTTTCGATTTCGTACTTGATGGGGCTGCTGTTGGCGGGGATTTCGATGGCAACGAAAATATCGTGGGGCAGCTCTTTGCCTGCCGGAATGTTGTTGTAGCTCATTGGGTGGTTTCCGTGGTCTTGAGTGGATTGAGAAGGTACATAAATGACAAAACGGGCGAATTATAAACGCTCTGCGTAGGGGAAGCCAAAAACCCTGACATTCCGTGCCACCGGCACAAAAAAAGCCGGAGGCGCAGTGCGCGTTCCGGCTAAGGTCGTAGAGGGAGACTAATCCTAACGGTGATGCAATTTAGAAATCTTGTTATTCGATATGGACCTGCACCCGGTCCTCCTGAGTGCGCACCGCATAGCGGGGCACGGAGACGGTTTCATCCTCTAGGCACTGGCCGGTCTCGAGGGTGAAATGCTGCTTGTAAATGGGGGAGGCCACTACCAGCTGCTCGTCCAGATTGCCAACAATGCCGCGGGACAGAACGTTGGCGTTACTGAAAGGGTCGTGGTTGTCCAAGGCAAACAGTTGTTCGCCAATTTTGAATACCG
It encodes:
- the nirD gene encoding nitrite reductase small subunit NirD, with amino-acid sequence MTWVDICRVDDLLPNAGIAALVDDKQVAVFKIGEQLFALDNHDPFSNANVLSRGIVGNLDEQLVVASPIYKQHFTLETGQCLEDETVSVPRYAVRTQEDRVQVHIE
- the ppa gene encoding inorganic diphosphatase, whose product is MSYNNIPAGKELPHDIFVAIEIPANSSPIKYEIEKDYDALMVDRFMATPMFYPANYGYIPNTLSEDGDPLDVLVVTPYPVVPGSVIRARPIGILNMSDEAGQDAKLLAVPHDKLTVLYKDVKEPSDLPELLIQQIEHFFENYKDLEKGKWVKVDGWAGSKEALAEVEKAAAAYKG